The following is a genomic window from Theobroma cacao cultivar B97-61/B2 chromosome 10, Criollo_cocoa_genome_V2, whole genome shotgun sequence.
TTCATGAGTTGGTATACAAGGATCATCTCGTCCTTATCATTGCAGATCCCTATAAGAGACACGAGATGTTGGTGGCGCAGCTGGCAGAGCAACAGCACTTGGGTTTGGAACTCCTTGAGTCTTTGTCTTGTAGTTGATTCTGCAACTGGTTTTGCATCTTTATACAAGCGTTTGACAGCAACCAAGTTTCCATCATCGACAATCCCTTTGTACGCCTGTCCAGAACCACCTCTAACAATAAGCAAGTTTGGATGAAAGTTGTTGGTAGCAGCTTTGATCTCGagtagagaaaaatgacgatgAAGGCAAATCTCCTCAGGAAGAGCTGCTGGGTATTGTATCCTGGCTTGCTTTCCCTTACTTGTTTCTGATTTTCTGTGGCCTCCTGTTTCCGTAAAGACTTCGAAGCAACCTGAGAAAAACTGTGAAGGATTTCCCATTGGGTAACTAGTGAAGGAGAAAGCAGCAAGTCCTGATCTGGATTGATATTTCTGGTGTTATCTCATCAAGGTGAAATCTTTGTTGACTTTGCTTTTCGCTAGCATTCATGTACTAATTTAACCATAGTCAAAAACTGTGCCTTCATGATCATCACCGTCAAGAAAATTCGATACGAAAATGTCAAAAACCCCCTATCGTTGAAGTCATAGAATGACCCTAATACCTTCATCAATTCCATAATGAGAAACTACGCTTCAATTAAAAGAAGGGCAGAATCACATCTTGCATGACTCATAAGCCCCCATTGGTGACACAACCAATTGTCTCCAATTTTCACAACTATTAAAGATACTCGTGTTCCAATTGCCACCCCCCAAATCTAAACTGTGCAAACCTGTCATAAAATCCTTCACTTGCTTTTCAACAAAGTATTAATATCAAAAACAAACACATCATATTCCAATGGCCCTAATCTTGCCATGGGCAAGACAAGTGGAACCTTGATTCTTTATGTAAAAACAATCCAGGCCTTACACTTGACCAAGAAGCAAGAAAAGGCCAAGAGCccacaaattaattaatgttcaTTACTACTTTCTTGTTTGCATCTAACTGAGTTCCTTTTGGGGGAGAAGTTATCTGGTTAGGTGGTCCGAACCAGGAAGAAGAAACCATTCAATCACAAACATAGATAAGATATAAGCAAAAGAGTGAGATTTATGAACTACAAGTGAGATAAAGATATTTGGTTCAAGACATCGTGAATATATtagattattaaaaatatcttaGCTTTTGAGATTAATGAATACGTGGACATAatctaaattattatatattaacaCGAAAGAATTAAACATATTATATTTAACTCAAATTTGAGGTTTTTCTGCTcaaagtttctttcttttcaaatatatttcaTCTGTAAGCATTCAACTACAACTTTCTCTAAAATCAATCaacatgaaaaatgaaaaaaaaaaaaatatttccttaaaaacccaaattttgtTAAACACTTTTCATTCTTCTTCGTCAATacaaattcttttctcttttcattcAAGCCTTTTATCAAAGAAACCGTGTGCAGTTCTTTAGTAAACTTTACCAAACATGAAGAGGCCCCAAAAGAGTTTGTTCTTCTTTCACTTCCGTCGGGTTTTTCTAAGTAACCAAACAGAGTTAGAATCAAATTCTCACCGCCGGCCTGTCTTTGAATTGTTCTGAAAGGAAGTATTACGGCGAACTTCTTCACGCCCTTCGCTTCAAAGTTTCCTGCTTCAGAGTTCCACCGTTTTGCAAAGCAATTACGCGCCGTTTCATTTCTTTTGCCATTCAACCAAATTTGCTTTCCGGGCTTGCGGCTCGGGTAGACAAAACGCTCCGTATCCTCTTGGTTGTTTGGGGCTTAGCCCAGAGTATCTGCCCATTTGAGCTAGAGCCCATGATCTTTCCTTAATGGGCCCTTTTGTcaagctttctttttctcctgtTATTGAGTTTAAAAGCTTGAAACGTATCTATTtagaatattatttataaaaaaaaatcaattatttagTTATTAGCACCTTGGTGAATGGAAATGAGCCTGAATCTGAACATTTCTAGGAAAATCTGAAGTCATCCATTGAGAAAAAATGGGGGCAATTTCCATGCAAATCCTCACTTGATTGCCAGAAagcaataaaatatcaaaacaaaatccattaTATTCTATAAAAAAGGAAGACCCCATCTTCTTCAATGCCTTGGCCTCTTCTCACACTTGATTCACAAAGGCAAAAAAGTGGCCacaattttcttcttcttttttggtaGTAGTATTTTCTGAAGATGCAAGTGATGTACTTCTGGAATACAAATCCCCTGCCTCGGCTTCAAACTCTGATGTGCTGTTGATACTGTCTGCACGCGAACTGTGATCAGGAACAGGGATACAAAATGATATTTCTCCATACATACATTCACCTTGAGAATCGAGATCCACCAATTCGGAATCTGCTTTCTCTTGCATCTGCAATGCAAGCTCTAACATTAGCTCCACTTCACCCATCTCAGGTCGTGTATCTCCCTTCTCACTGATACAGGAATAAGCGATCTCCACGAATATTTTGAAACACTCTGGAGCTATCTTCCTCTTCAGATGTGGGTCGATTATATTATAAATGGTTCCTTTCCCTATACACTGACAGACCCAACCAAGTAGACCTACTTCATACTCGTCCAATGTTGGATCAAGCACCTTTCTAGCACACAAAACTTCAAGTAAAACAACTCCAAATGAGTACACATCACATTTTTCTGAAAAGTCACCATGAATGGCATACTCTGGAGCCAGATAACCGAAAGTACCCATCACTCGTTCTgagttcatttttttcaaagctTTTGACGTGCTAGAGTATGAAGGTTGTGAACGCATCTTGGACAGAGCTAAATTAGAAACCTTACCAACCCATTTGTCGTCCAAAAGAATACTCTTGCTCGTGACGTTACGGTGAATTACTGCATGCTTTGCTCCAGTATGAAGGTAATGTAATCCACGAGCTGCACCAATACATATCTCTAGCCTCTGCTTCCATGGCAGTGGATCATAATTAGAACCATAGAGATGATCACGGAGTGACCCGTTTTTCATGAGTTCGTATACAACGATCTTCTCGTCCTTATCATTGCAGTACCCGATTAGAGGCACAAGATGTCGGTGGCGCAGCTGGCAGAGCAACTTCACTTCGGTTTGGAACTCATTGAGTGCATCTCGTACTGAATCTGGATTGAAGCGTTTGACAGCAACCAAGTTTCCATCATCAACAATCCCTTTGAACACGTTTCCAAAATAACCTTCAGCGATAAGAgattttggatgaaaattgCTGGTAGCAGCTTTGATCTCGGTTAGAGAAAATTGACGCTGATGGTAAATTTCCTCAGGAAGAGCTGTTGGATATTGTACCCTGGCGTGTTTTTCATTTCCCTTACCTATTTCTGATTTTCTATGGCCTGCTGTTTTCGTAAAGACTTTGAAGCAACTtggaagaaaatgtgaaggaTTTCCCATGGGGGAAGTAAAGAAGGAGAAACGAGCAAGTTCGGATCTGGATTGATATTTGTTGTGTTATCTCATCAAGGAGAAGTCTCACTTGCCTTTGACTTAAGCATTCATGTACTTTAACCATAGTTaaagactttttttttggtacatCATAGTTAAAGACTTTGCCTTCATGATCATCACCGGCGAGAAAAATCTAAACATAAAATGTCAAAAAATCCCATCATAGAAGACATGCAATGACCGTAATACTttcatcaatttcaaaatgtaaaacttcttttgaattaaatgatcACATCTTTCTTGACTTGTAAGCCCCGGTAGCCTGTAGGCGGCACAAAATCGGTTTGTCAATTGTCTCCCAAACTTCTCTTGGTGCCGCCTGCTTATTAGGgacttctctttcttttttttttttagagttCTTGATCTTGAATGATGTTGAGACTGAGATTTATTTATAATGTCTATAGGAGTTTCAAGCTGATTTCAGACTAACAGACTTTAATCGATACTCatatattattgtttattatgaataaaatgattattagtattcaaaaaaaaatttatctccAATTTTtacaactaaaaaaaataataattgtgTTACAATCTTTTTGCTACCCCAAATCTGGAAATGTGCAAACCTGTCATAAGATCACTCACTAAGCTCTTCAAGAAAGTTTTAGTATCAAAAACAAAGACATCAAACTCCAATGGCCCTAATCTTCCCATGGGAAGACAAGTGGAACCTTGATTCttttatgtaaattaaaatCCAGGCCTTACAGTTCACAAAGAAGCAAGACAAGGCCAATTAGAGCCCATAAATTAATTTCGATTTCTGTTTTCTGGTTTGCATCTATGTCAGCcctttttgcttgtttttttCTGGAAAATTATCTGGTTAGGTGTCCGTTTTAGGAAGAAAAAACCATCATCACAGTCATAGctaaaatataaacaaaaagaatgagatttataaactATGTTAGTTACATCAAACAGGATTaggaagaaagataaaagagtgagaaatattttgtttcagtagttattatattttttaatttaatcttaattaaattattattcataattgacttattttgattaattaaaaaaattgtcattAAGTAAATTTTAAACTAGTATTAATATCACAAACTATAATCAGAGACAGGAATACAAAATGATACTTCTCCATACATACATTTACCATGAGGATCAACATCTACCAATTCGGAATCTGCTTTCTCTTGCATCTCCAATGCAAGCTCTAGCATCAACTCTACTTCACCCATGTCAGGCCGTGTATCTCCCTTCTCACTAATACAGCAATAAGCAATGTCCACGAATATCTTGAAACATTCTGGAGCTATTCTCCCCATCAGATATGGATCAATGATATTATAAATGATTCCTTCGCCTACGCACCGACGAACCCAATGAATTAGAAATTTTTCATCCTCGTCTAATGTTGGATCAACGACTGGTCTAGCACACAACACTTCAAATAAAACAACCTCAAAAGAGTAAACATCGCATTTTTCTGAAAGTTCACAACCCTTGGTATACTTTGAACCCACATAACTGGGCGTACCCACCATTCGTGAGTCGATTTTTTCCAAAGCTTTTGACATGCTAGAGTATGAAGGTTGTGGACGCATCTTGGACAATGTGAAATCAGAAAGCTTACTAACCCATTTGTCGTCCAAAAGAATATTGCCGCTATTGACGTCACGGTGAATTACCCCATGCTTTACTCCGGTATGAAGGTAATGTAATCCACGAGCTGCACCAATGCATATCTTTAGCCTGTGCTTCCATGGGAGTGGATTATAACCAGAACCATAAAGATGATGAAGGAGTGCCCCGTTTATCATGAGTTTGCATACGAGGATCATCTCGTCCTTATTAGCCCTGTCCAAGGGCGGCTTTCGTATGCAAATTACTTGACTACTTGTCCAATCAGGATTTTGAccaaattatattaaaaataaatgcgGCTGCTCcaactaagaaaaaaaatgggaatTCGTTGATATAAGTATACATTTCCATAGTTAGGCTCTTGGGGCTTTCTCTGTTCTCTAGCCGCCTGTCTTTCCTGCAAGCAGGTTAAGCTTTTTGTAATTGTACACGAAACTTCACCACCAAAGCTTGTGGTTTATGCCAATAACGTCTTTGACCAACATACTCTAAGATTTTGGTTGGGCATACTTTCTTTAATTCGAATAAATAACAACcgcttttcaaaaatatatgtatatatttttatggtcaaattaaatatataatttataaataaaaaatatggtgTGATTTTGTTTAAACATGAAATTTCACATGGTAATGTTCACCATTGATCTTTCTTAGGACTTGTgtcaaaacataaattttattcatagtattctatatttataaaaataaaataaaaatcgaGTAAATTTATCTTTCTAATCATAATGTTGCTCACGATCAAGTGAGACATGAatgaattaaaagaaaatcaagtaaatttagaattaaaaattagagatcatttgtaattttaaatggaaaattatAGCATATATCCGATTTATAGAAAGTAGATGCAGAGAATTGGAATTTCTTGGCTCTTTTGTCTTTATGTGAATCTTCCATCTTAATCCATCCCTTAGCCTCCTTATACTTCATTCACAAGTAGTAGTGTTTTCTAGAGCAAGATTGAAGAATGTTTCAGGCTATCACTTAGCATAGAaccaaaaacacaaaaacaaaaatggatTGATTGACATTTGTTTTAATCCAATCTTAATTAGATTTATATTAATGTGTTTTAAACTAGTATCAATATCACAAACCGTG
Proteins encoded in this region:
- the LOC18585880 gene encoding receptor-like protein kinase FERONIA — translated: MGNPSHFLPSCFKVFTKTAGHRKSEIGKGNEKHARVQYPTALPEEIYHQRQFSLTEIKAATSNFHPKSLIAEGYFGNVFKGIVDDGNLVAVKRFNPDSVRDALNEFQTEVKLLCQLRHRHLVPLIGYCNDKDEKIVVYELMKNGSLRDHLYGSNYDPLPWKQRLEICIGAARGLHYLHTGAKHAVIHRNVTSKSILLDDKWVGKVSNLALSKMRSQPSYSSTSKALKKMNSERVMGTFGYLAPEYAIHGDFSEKCDVYSFGVVLFEVLCAGEVVDPTLDEYELRLPDWVRHCIGKGTIYNIIDPHLKGEIAPECFKIFVDIAYCCISEKGDTRPEMGEVELMLELALEMQEKADSQMRDIDPHSECMYREISFSTSVSDHSL
- the LOC108663787 gene encoding receptor-like protein kinase FERONIA, giving the protein MILVCKLMINGALLHHLYGSGYNPLPWKHRLKICIGAARGLHYLHTGVKHGVIHRDVNSGNILLDDKWVSKLSDFTLSKMRPQPSYSSMSKALEKIDSRMVGTPSYVGSKYTKGCELSEKCDVYSFEVVLFEVLCARPVVDPTLDEDEKFLIHWVRRCVGEGIIYNIIDPYLMGRIAPECFKIFVDIAYCCISEKGDTRPDMGEVELMLELALEMQEKADSELVDVDPHGKCMYGEVSFCIPVSDYSL